A stretch of Brassica napus cultivar Da-Ae chromosome C6, Da-Ae, whole genome shotgun sequence DNA encodes these proteins:
- the LOC106404232 gene encoding uncharacterized protein LOC106404232: MTFVYGDPVLERRDQVWERLTRFSTTRNGPWFMIGDFNEITGHNEKEGGRQRPDSSFLPFKQMLNDCGMLEFPFTGHMLSWVGKRAGGSTVRCCLDRAVENVDWHEKFPHKNVKYMRLWGSDHRLILADILIKPMRKSKNFKFDKRWQDNEELRKQHNVNLAKLVEELKEKVKGLYANDNATTEEIAAALKELSDALKAEEMFWKQKSRVFWLREGVRNTKFFHALTKQRRARNKITQLLDANGNTVEDEEELVAISTSYFRQIFESSNPEDIEEALAQVPTTITGAMNDNLTAPVSEWEVKLALFAMHPEKAPGPDVMTALFYQKLWDIVKEDLTLMVNKFLFEGTMANRLNDTNICLIPKTTKPTKMAQFRPISLCNVSYKIISKLLCQRLKKVLPGLISETQSAFVAGRQISDNNMIAQEMFLALRTKPSGRSKRMAIKTDMSKAYDRMEWSFIEAAMRKMGFSETWIIWIMRCITSVKYKVEPRECDEVMKIVRKYGKASGQCINFDKSSLHFGKRVNATTRHEIKDALGIQNEGGMGSYLGIPEDISGSKCKLFAFLRDKLMHRVNGWTGRWLSKGGKEVLIKSILLALPTYVMSTFLLPLEICENLASAIAQFWWSSNPPKRGIHWAKWEKVCLPREEGGIGFRMIHEFNLALLGKQLWRLVQFPDSLVARVLRGRYYRLSSSLRVHSASSTSAARKLLLLGIRQKIHSGYEVRVWEDPWIPTTPARPAIPLKPVMHPNMRVNDLINQESRDWDVSLLENYVNRADIPLIRSLAISSTHRRDTFC; encoded by the exons atgacgtttgtttatggAGACCCTGTATTAGAAAGGAGAGATcaagtttgggaacgtcttacgcgtttctcaacaacaagaaATGGACCATGGTTCATGATAGGGGACTTTAATGAAATTACGGGTCACAATGAGAAAGAAGGTGGGAGACAACGCCCTGATAGCTctttccttccttttaagcAGATGCTTAATGATTGTGGAATGTTAGAGTTCCCTTTCACGGGGCATATGCTCTCATGGGTAGGGAAGAGAGCAGGAGGATCGACAGTTCGATGTTGTTTAGACAGAGCGGTAGAAAATGTGGATTGGCATGAGAAGTTTCCCCATAAGAATGTCAAGTATATGAGGTTATGGGGATCAGACCATCGTCTGATTCTTGCAGACATACTCATAAAGCCAATGAGgaaatcaaaaaatttcaagtTTGATAAAAGATGGCAGGATAATGAGGAGCTAAG GAAGCAACACAATGTTAACTTGGCAAAACTAGTTGAGGAGCTGAAAGAAAAAGTGAAGGGATTGTATGCGAATGATAATGCTACAACTGAGGAAATCGCAGCAGCGTTGAAAGAACTCTCTGACGCTCTTAAGGCAGAAGAAATGTTCTGGAAGCAGAAGAGTCGAGTGTTTTGGCTAAGAGAAGGGGTCAGGAATACAAAATTCTTTCATGCCTTAACAAAGCAAAGAAGAGCAAGGAATAAAATCACACAGCTTCTAGATGCAAATGGAAATAcagttgaggatgaagaagagttAGTGGCCATTTCTACTAGCTATTTTAGGCAGATTTTTGAATCATCTAACCCGGAGGACATTGAAGAGGCACTAGCTCAAGTTCCTACGACGATAACTGGGGCAATGAATGACAACCTTACAGCTCCGGTCTCTGAATGGGAGGTCAAATTAGCACTGTTTGCTATGCATCCAGAAAAGGCCCCAGGACCAGATGTGATGACTGCGCTTTTTTATCAGAAATTATGGGATATTGTAAAGGAGGATTTAACtcttatggttaataaattcCTTTTTGAGGGGACGATGGCGAACAGACTAAATGATACGAATATTTGTCTCATCCCGAAGACAACTAAGCCTACTAAAATGGCTCAATTTAGGCCCATTAGCTTGTGTAACGTCAGctacaagataatctctaagCTCTTATGCCAGAGATTGAAGAAAGTGTTACCAGGCTTGATATCGGAAACCCAGTCAGCTTTTGTTGCTGGAAGACAGATTTCAGACAACAATATGATTGCTCAAGAGATGTTCCTAGCTCTCAGAACAAAACCAAGTGGACGCAGTAAGAGGATGGCCATTAAGacggacatgagcaaagcatatgacAGAATGGAATGGTCGTTTATTGAAGCTGCCATGCGCAAAATGGGTTTTTCAGAAACATGGATCATCTGGATAATGCGGTGTATTACATCGGTGAAATACAAG gtggagccccgtgaatgtgacgAAGTAATGAAAATAGTCAGAAAATATGGTAAAGCATCAGGTCAATGTATCAACTTCGATAAATCGTCCTTACATTTTGGTAAGCGGGTTAATGCAACTACTAGACATGAGATAAAAGATGCACTTGGAATACAAAACGAAGGAGGAATGGGAAGTTACTTAGGTATACCAGAAGACATAAGTGGCTCAAAGTGCAAACTGTTTGCTTTTCTCAGAGATAAGTTGATGCATCGAGTGAATGGATGGACAGGCAGATGGCTCTCAAAAGGAGGGAAGGAAGTGTTGATCAAATCTATTCTGCTAGCCCTTCCAACCTATGTTATGTCTACtttcctgctccctttggagatatgtgaaaacTTAGCAAGTGCAATTGCtcaattctggtggagttcaaATCCCCCAAAAAGAGGAATACACTGGGCAAAATGGGAAAAGGTATGTTTACCAAGGGAAGAGGGTGGTATTGGTttccgtatgatccatgagttcaaTCTGGCATTATTGGGAAAACAGCTATGGAGGCTGGTTCAATTCCCTGACTCCCTGGTTGCACGAGTATTGAGGGGAAGGTACTATAGATTGAGTTCGTCACTAAGAGTACACTCTGCTAGTAGCACTTCGGCTGCAAGAAAGTTGTTATTACTGGGAATCAGACAGAAGATACATTCTGGCTATGAAGTCAGAGTTTGGGAGGACCCATGGATTCCAACGACTCCGGCGAGACCAGCTATTCCTCTAAAGCCGGTTATGCACCCCAACATGAGAGTCAATGATCTCATTAACCAGGAGTCGAGGGATTGGGATGTTAGTCTTTTGGAGAACTATGTCAATCGTGCTGACATACCACTCAtaaggagtttggccataagctcgACTCATCGTCGTGATACATTCTGCTAG